Within the Vibrio tasmaniensis genome, the region ATTACTACGGTGTGAACAACGAAATCCAAGTTCAACAGCAAGTAAACGAAAAGCTCCATCTTCGTAACGCAGAGATGTTTGCGGAAATCGATGATCTACGCCAAGGCTTAGACGCGATAGAAGAGCGCGCACGTCATGAGCTTGGAATGGTAAAAGAAGGCGAAACGTTTTTCCGCATCATTGGTGAGGAATCCCATTAATGTCGACTCAACTTCAAAGTGTGATTGCCGTTGTACCTGCAGCGGGCGTCGGTAGCCGAATGAAAGCAGACCGCCCTAAGCAATATCTTAAGATTAACGGCAAAACGATTTTAGAGCACACCATTGAGAAATTACTGTCTCATCCACAAGTCTCTAAAATTGTCGTTGCGATCAGCGATGATGACCCCTATTACCCGGAGTTAGCACTCAACCAGAATCCAAAAGTGGTCAGAGTGTCTGGCGGAAGCGAACGAGCGGACTCGGTACTCTCTGCGCTAAACTGTATCGCTGAGCAGCAGCTTAGCGATTGGGTAATGGTTCACGATGCGGCAAGGCCTTGTGTTCAACTCAGTGATATCGACAAGCTAATTTCCGGCGCGATGAGCCATGATGTAGGGGC harbors:
- the ftsB gene encoding cell division protein FtsB; translation: MRIFALVLLIVFGWLQHTLWLGKNGLSDYYGVNNEIQVQQQVNEKLHLRNAEMFAEIDDLRQGLDAIEERARHELGMVKEGETFFRIIGEESH
- the ispD gene encoding 2-C-methyl-D-erythritol 4-phosphate cytidylyltransferase, which produces MSTQLQSVIAVVPAAGVGSRMKADRPKQYLKINGKTILEHTIEKLLSHPQVSKIVVAISDDDPYYPELALNQNPKVVRVSGGSERADSVLSALNCIAEQQLSDWVMVHDAARPCVQLSDIDKLISGAMSHDVGAILAAPVRDTMKRGAQGQIEHTVERADLWHALTPQMFRAKPLWNALSEALQQGVSITDEASAFEWKGLSPALVAGRSDNFKITQPEDLALAEFYLSQNKE